The genomic DNA GAAACTCAATTGCTGGAAACGGCCATCAATGAAGCCAATCGGAATGCAGAACGTCTGGTCTTCCTGCGGATCCTGGCTCCTAACGGCGATGTGATTGAGGATGTGCCGCTGCAGGAATCTGACCTGGATAACCTGCCGAAACTGTTCAGCACACTGCCTGACGGCCGCTACCAGATTTATCTGAAGGAAGCGGGTGAAGAGCGGGTACGTCTGCTGATGGATGTCGATATCCGCAACGGGAAAGCCAGCGATGTCACCGAGGAACAGTCCAATCCTCCCACCGGTTCAGAGCAGCAGCCCCCGCCGAATAGCACTATCAATTCCCAACTTGAAGACCAGGAGCAGCGGACGTTGTCCTTCAGCGACCTGGAGCAATTAACGACGATCGTCATGGCGGACGCGGGTGAAGCAGACCTTTCCGACCGGATTGACCTGCTCCTGCAGATCCTGATTGACGAAACCTCAGACTGGCAACCTCTCCTGACGCCTGGATCTGACGTAGAATATGTACAGGAACAGCCGACCCTCCCCTTACCTGCTGAAGCGACGGCACAACTCGAAACCAGTGAAAAAGCCTGGGGCAGTGCCGCTTTACTTTCCGGTTATTTCCACGGTCGTTCATTATTCCGCAAGCCGGTGACGCAGAACGAATGCGAATCCGCGATGGAAAAATATGGCAGCCGTCTGTTGAATCGGCGATATAAACTGAATCGCAGGCAGAAATAACTGATATAATCGAGCCACCGAACTCGTGCAAATAACCGTAAGAATAGAAACAGACCAACGCTCAAACAGAACTGAGATCGTCGCCATGAGCGACAACATGCGGGTATCATTATGAATGAATTTCCGGACAAAGAAGAACAGAACGAAGCAGCGGCCGACGACGATCTGAGCCTGCGCAACGATCAGACGCTGCCCGATTCGATCTCTGATTCTGATGAGGCTGGTAGTGACATCGACCAGACGATTATTTCGGATCAATGGGATTCCGAAGCGCTGGCTGATGAAGCGCGAGATACGTCGGATGCCACAATGTCTGATGATCAATTCCAGACAATGGAAGAGTCTGATTCGGAAAATGATACCTATGAAGACCTGGCAGGCAACGATCAGACCATGGTCGACAACGGGGTGTCCGATGAGATCAATGCCACCATTGTCGATCCGAACCTGAATGATCTGGACCGGACGATCACCGAGGAAGAGCATGAAGGCTGGGCCGGCATGCAGACGGTCAGCGAAAATCCTAACGATCAGCCCGAACAAGGTAACGACCAGACCCTGATTATCGATGAGCCGCTGGACCAATCCGATATTGGCGCGACCCTGGTCGAGGATGGCAGCTCGCCTGCCGACATTGACGCCACCATTGTCTCTGACGATGTACCACCGGAACTGGTGGCGACCATGAACGATGCCTGGGGACCGGGGATGGCTACAATTCCGGAAGGTCCGGAAATGACCATCAAGGCCCGGGAAGTTCCCCTGGAGGAACTGACGAACCAGACTTCGCTGGTGATCAAAAAACGGGACTTCAGCGACAAGATTAAATCAGAATACCTGGAGAATGCGGAATACGAACTGCTGGAAGTCCTGGGACAGGGAGGAATGGGAGTAGTCTATACCGCCCGCCAGACTTCGATTGACCGCCAGGTTGCGGTCAAGATGCTCAAGGGCAAAACCGCCAAGAACAAAGACCAGCGGCATAAGTTCCTGGCCGAAGCGGTCGTCACCGGGGAACTGGATCACCCGAATATTGTTCCCATCTACGATGTGGGGAGCAACAACAGCGGTGCGCTCTTCTACTCGATGAAAAAGGTTGAAGGACGTCCCTGGCTGAAAACGATCCGCAAAAATTCCCTGGGCGAAAATCTGAACATTCTGATGAAGGTGGCCGATGCGGTCGCGTTTGCCCACTCGCGAAGCGTGGTCCACCGCGACCTGAAGCCGGAAAACGTGATGCTGGGTGAATTTGGCGAAGTGCTCGTAATGGACTGGGGGCTTGCCCAGTCGACGTCAGGCTTCCGGAAATCAGAGAGCATTATCACTACATCCAGCATGGGTGGGACCCCCGCCTATATGGCTCCGGAAATGGCAACCGGCCCCGTCGATAAGATCTCACCGCTGTCAGATATTTATCTGCTGGGGGCGATTCTGTATGAAATTCTGACAGGACGTCCGCCGCATACCGGCAAAACCGCCATGAAGTGTCTGATGGCGGCGGCCAAGAACGAAATCGTGCCGACCGAGAAAACGGGTGAGCTGGTTGACATCGCGATGAAGGCGATGGCCCTGAGACAGGAAGATCGCTACCAGAGTGTACAGGAACTTCAGCAGGCCATTCTGCAATATCAGTCGCACTCAGAGAGTATCTCACTGGCGACCCGCGCCGAAGAAGACCTGAAACAGGCCATCGATACCGAGAATTACGAAATGTTCTCTCGTGCCCTGTTCGGATTCCAGGAAGCCGTTTCCCTCTGGCCGGAAAACAAGACAGCCCGGGAAGGCGTCGAAAAGACAACCTTGTGTTATGCGAACACCGCTTATGCCAAGGGGGACTACGATCTCGCACTCTCCCTGTTGAAGGAAGAAGAAGCCGGACACGCCGATCTGATCGACACCATCCGCGAAGCCCAGACAGAACGCGATGCCCGTCAGCAGCGTCTGAAAACCGCCAAGCGGGTGTTCGTGGGCATGCTGACGACCGTGCTGGTCATCGTGACCGGTGCTTTCTTCTGGATTCGCGCTGAAGCGGAAAACGCGCGTCAGGCCGAAAAAGTGGCGGCAGAAGAACGTGACAATGCCTTGAAAGCAAAAGAAAAAGAAACGATCGCATTAACCCAGGCGATTGAGTCGGAAAAAGTCGCCATTGCACAAAAAATAGAGGCGGATAAAGCGCGAGAGAAAGAAGAAATTGCGCGTGAACAGGCGGTCAAGAACCGGGAAGTCGCTATCAAGGAACGCGACCGGGCTAATGTCGAGCGAATTAAAGCAGAACAGGCCAAAGAGAAGGAAGAGTACGAAGCCTATATTGCCCGTATCGGACTGGCGGCAGCCAAGATCGATGAGAATGCTTTCGAAAGTGCAACCGAACTGCTCAAGGGATGTCCCGAGCGGCTGCGGAACTGGGAATGGGGCCGACTGATGCATCTCTGTTCGCAGAGCAGTCGGACCTACGACGCCAAGGCGCCCGTAGACTCTTTGGCGTTGTCGCAGGACAATACACAGTATGTCACAGGGAGCCGCGACGGTTATGCCCGGCTCTGGGATCGTGCAACCGGTCAGATCCTGGCAACATTCGATCATAAAAATCACCCGGTGCTGGCAGCAGCCATCAGCCCGGATGGGACAATCCTGGCGACCGGCAGTGAAGACCCGAATGGCTATATCAAGCTCTGGGACCTGGAAACACATCTGCCGATCGCCCGCAAGTTTGAAGATCCGAGCCAGAGTGCACCATTCGACCGGGGACATACCGAAGGTATTCTGAGTATCAGCTTCTCCAAAGACGGCGAGCGTCTGCTGACCAGCTCGTATGATAAGACGGCCCGTTTGTGGGACGTCGATTCCGGTCAACAGATTCGGCGTTTCTGGGGACACAACTGGTGGGTCTGGGATGCGAATTTCTCGACTGATGAACGGCGGATTGTCACTGCCAGCCAGGACGGAACCGCCGTGATCTGGTCGGTCGAGACGGGAGAAAAAGGCGCTCCGTTCACCGGACACCAGGGGCCGATCTATTCCGCTCATTTTTCACCTGATCCGCAAAGCACGCATGTTGTGACCAGCGGCTATGATCGCCGGGTTCTGCTCTGGAAACCGGAAGACATTGTGCCCTTCGATTTCTCGAAAATCGTTTCTGGACAAAAAGTCAATGCGCCTCCCTACCTCGCATTCGAAGGTCACCAGGACAGCGTCCAGTCTGCCGAATTCTCGCAGGATGGTTCGATGATCATCTCTGCCAGCCATGACAACACGGTCAAACTCTGGGACGTGGAAACGGTGAAAGCCATTAAGACCTTCCGCGGACATGACAGCTGGGTCCAGGCGGCAACGTTACTGAACGATGGTAAGTGGATCCTTTCCGCGAGTCACGATGCGCATACGAAATTGTGGAACATCGCCGGTTATGCCGAGATCCGCACTCTGAAAGGGCGCGTTCTGGAGAAGCATGTCGATGCGGTTCTGGATGTCTCCTTCTCGAAAGATGGCAAGCATCTGGTTACTGCCAGCCGCGATAAAACGGCCATTTCCTGGGATGTCGCGACCGGCACACCGGAAAAAGAATTTACGGAAGGTCATGCATTCCTGGCTTCCAGCGCCGTCTTTCTGCCGGACCGGAAACGCCTGGCAACGGCCGCCGTGGATAACTCGGTTCGGATCTGGGATATTCAGACAGGAACCGAACACAAACGCTTCGAACACACGGGACGGAGTGCCGCCATTGATGTTTCGGCCGATTCCCGACTACTGCTGACCGGCAGTGATACAAAGACCGTGCGGATCTGGAACATTGAAACCGGTAAATTGATCCGGGAACTGCGCGGTCATAAATCAGAGGTCAGTGCCGTCGCTTTTTCCGATGACATGCGCTACTGTGCCAGTGGAGACGCCCGTGGACGCTGCATGCTGTGGGAAGTCGCCAGCGGGAAACTGCTACATCGCCTGGAAGCACATACGCGTCGGATTAATGGGCTGGCCTTCCTGCCGGACGGAAAAACGCTGTTGTCCGCCAGCGGTGACAATACCGTGGGTAACTGGGATATCACGACTGGGGAAGAGAATCAGCAAAAGATTCTGAAGCACCCCGATGCCATCATGTCGATGGATGTGTTTGACAACGGCACCAAAGCTGTCACCAGTTGTGCGGATGGACTGGTCCGGATCTGGAATTTATCAACGCCGGAAGTTGCGCAGACAATTCATCCTGCCAACGGGTTGATCAATTCCGTCAGCGTTTCCCATGATAACAAGCGGCTGTTGACTGCCAATGTGCAGCAGCGGGTGATTCAAGTCTGGGCTCTGGACACCGGAAAAGAACTGCAGGTTCCCGGCAATAACGGACACTTGCAACCATTCCTGGATTTCAAAACCCGGGGCGGCATGCTCTGGACGGCAGTCTTCTCTCCCTATCATGATTCCATTCTGACGGTCGGCGGTCGTGATGCCCGGCTCTGGAATGGGGTAACCGCCCAGCAATTGATGGCCTTCCACCCGCACGGCGTGGTCGCCTCAGCTTCGTTTTCTCCGGACGGTAAATGGCTGGTGACCGGCAGCTGGGATAATTCTGCCAAGATCTGGAGTACCGAAACCGGACAGGCAGAAAAGAAACTGGAACAGAAACATACGGGCTATGTAAATACGGTACGCTACTCTCCCCAGGGGAATCGGATTGTGACCGCCAGCGATGACGGGACTTCAAAAATCTGGGATGCACAATCGGGCGAGATGCTGCTAAGCCTCGATCAACCCGACACGCACGTGAAGAGCGCCGTCTTCTCTCCCGACGGAAAGAAAGTTGTGACCGCCTCCGATGACAAAACCCTGGTGATGTGGGATGCTCAGACAGGCAAGAAACTGTCCACCTTCAAGGGACACGACTGGCCTGTTCTGGAAGTCGCATTTTCACACGATGGCACGCGGCTGATCTCCGGTTCCGAAGATAATACGGCGATTATCTGGGATATCGCGACTAAGGAGAAAAAGGTACTGGCCGGGCATACGGCGTCGGTGGAATCTGTCGTCTTTTCACCGGATGATACGCGAGCCTTCACGGCCAGCGACGATGGTACCGCCAAACTGTGGGATACGAAATCGGGTAAGGAAATTCTGACGTTGAGCAGCCACTCACAGGGTGTGACCTCGGTCGATTTTTCTCCCGATGGACGTTTCGTCGCAACAGGCAGCCAGGACGGACAGGCTATATTGTGGCTGACCGTCGACTGGAAAGACAAAGCGGTCGCCCGCGTCGTCAGCCGCGCCCCTTAAAAGTGGAAGTGCCCGTGTACGCCATAGTGCGGGCGAACATATCGTGGACGCGGACGGGGTCGAACGTAGACCACCGAAGGTGATGTCACAACCGCCCGTTCCCGGACAATGACTGGCTCGGCAGTGGTACTGACGTAGTTGTGTTGCTGCATGTACTCGATCAGCTGGTCACTGAGTCCCTGCTGTTTGAGCATGATCAGCGTCTGGGGACTGAGGTCGAAGGCACCGCCGCGACTGCGAATGGCGCCCATGATGACGGAATCGCTGACGCCGCTGTGGGCCATCTGAATGACGTCGCTGTTGCTGATCGCCCCACGTGCCATGCGTTCGTGATTCGCCTGGGCGATGGCGACATCGCGTTCTTCCCGGGCATCTTCAGCGTTGCCGATCAAACCGCCGGCGAGTCCACCGGTGGCGGCACCGATCAGGGCCCCTGCTCCGGCATCGCCGGAATTACTGCCAATAATCGCACCGGCCAGAGCACCGATGCCCGCGCCACTGGCCATGCCGGCTTCCGTATGGTTTCTGGCAGCGCAGCCTGTCTGAACTAACAGACCTGCGAAAATAAGAGTGATACCAGCCCGATACGATAACGCGTTCATTGATGTGAATCCTTCCACACAACACTTGCAGTTTTTACAACCCCTGAACAGATTCTCCACGCTGACGGGCAATCATCGTCCCCTCAGTTAATATATCGGGATCGCAGGCTTCCATTATCAGATTTTCTGGGGGTTGCCTAGATGAATTTCTCAATAGTAAACTGCCAGGTGCAAGTTTATGATTTGCGGTGTGCCTAAGATGTTATTTACAGGGCTTTTAACAGGCTGCAGAAAAGTCACGAAATAGACACTTCACAAAATGACACACCCGGGCGAACAATAGGTTCAATTCACGGGCACATCAGCGAACCGCCCGCTGACGACATTGATATTCCCCTGCACACAGGAAAGCATTGGACGCATGCACTCAACCGATTCTGACCCCGTCACCATGGTTGTGACGGCCCACCCTGCCCCCGGAAATCAAAAGGAATGGGAGCAGACACTGACGAATACCATACAGGCCTCGCTGAAATTTCCCGGTCACCTGGGAACGACGGTCCTCAAACAGGAATCTCGCTCCCGGCCCACCTACCAGATCGTGTTGAGGTTCGAT from Gimesia sp. includes the following:
- a CDS encoding glycine zipper domain-containing protein encodes the protein MNALSYRAGITLIFAGLLVQTGCAARNHTEAGMASGAGIGALAGAIIGSNSGDAGAGALIGAATGGLAGGLIGNAEDAREERDVAIAQANHERMARGAISNSDVIQMAHSGVSDSVIMGAIRSRGGAFDLSPQTLIMLKQQGLSDQLIEYMQQHNYVSTTAEPVIVRERAVVTSPSVVYVRPRPRPRYVRPHYGVHGHFHF
- a CDS encoding protein kinase; the protein is MNEFPDKEEQNEAAADDDLSLRNDQTLPDSISDSDEAGSDIDQTIISDQWDSEALADEARDTSDATMSDDQFQTMEESDSENDTYEDLAGNDQTMVDNGVSDEINATIVDPNLNDLDRTITEEEHEGWAGMQTVSENPNDQPEQGNDQTLIIDEPLDQSDIGATLVEDGSSPADIDATIVSDDVPPELVATMNDAWGPGMATIPEGPEMTIKAREVPLEELTNQTSLVIKKRDFSDKIKSEYLENAEYELLEVLGQGGMGVVYTARQTSIDRQVAVKMLKGKTAKNKDQRHKFLAEAVVTGELDHPNIVPIYDVGSNNSGALFYSMKKVEGRPWLKTIRKNSLGENLNILMKVADAVAFAHSRSVVHRDLKPENVMLGEFGEVLVMDWGLAQSTSGFRKSESIITTSSMGGTPAYMAPEMATGPVDKISPLSDIYLLGAILYEILTGRPPHTGKTAMKCLMAAAKNEIVPTEKTGELVDIAMKAMALRQEDRYQSVQELQQAILQYQSHSESISLATRAEEDLKQAIDTENYEMFSRALFGFQEAVSLWPENKTAREGVEKTTLCYANTAYAKGDYDLALSLLKEEEAGHADLIDTIREAQTERDARQQRLKTAKRVFVGMLTTVLVIVTGAFFWIRAEAENARQAEKVAAEERDNALKAKEKETIALTQAIESEKVAIAQKIEADKAREKEEIAREQAVKNREVAIKERDRANVERIKAEQAKEKEEYEAYIARIGLAAAKIDENAFESATELLKGCPERLRNWEWGRLMHLCSQSSRTYDAKAPVDSLALSQDNTQYVTGSRDGYARLWDRATGQILATFDHKNHPVLAAAISPDGTILATGSEDPNGYIKLWDLETHLPIARKFEDPSQSAPFDRGHTEGILSISFSKDGERLLTSSYDKTARLWDVDSGQQIRRFWGHNWWVWDANFSTDERRIVTASQDGTAVIWSVETGEKGAPFTGHQGPIYSAHFSPDPQSTHVVTSGYDRRVLLWKPEDIVPFDFSKIVSGQKVNAPPYLAFEGHQDSVQSAEFSQDGSMIISASHDNTVKLWDVETVKAIKTFRGHDSWVQAATLLNDGKWILSASHDAHTKLWNIAGYAEIRTLKGRVLEKHVDAVLDVSFSKDGKHLVTASRDKTAISWDVATGTPEKEFTEGHAFLASSAVFLPDRKRLATAAVDNSVRIWDIQTGTEHKRFEHTGRSAAIDVSADSRLLLTGSDTKTVRIWNIETGKLIRELRGHKSEVSAVAFSDDMRYCASGDARGRCMLWEVASGKLLHRLEAHTRRINGLAFLPDGKTLLSASGDNTVGNWDITTGEENQQKILKHPDAIMSMDVFDNGTKAVTSCADGLVRIWNLSTPEVAQTIHPANGLINSVSVSHDNKRLLTANVQQRVIQVWALDTGKELQVPGNNGHLQPFLDFKTRGGMLWTAVFSPYHDSILTVGGRDARLWNGVTAQQLMAFHPHGVVASASFSPDGKWLVTGSWDNSAKIWSTETGQAEKKLEQKHTGYVNTVRYSPQGNRIVTASDDGTSKIWDAQSGEMLLSLDQPDTHVKSAVFSPDGKKVVTASDDKTLVMWDAQTGKKLSTFKGHDWPVLEVAFSHDGTRLISGSEDNTAIIWDIATKEKKVLAGHTASVESVVFSPDDTRAFTASDDGTAKLWDTKSGKEILTLSSHSQGVTSVDFSPDGRFVATGSQDGQAILWLTVDWKDKAVARVVSRAP